In Rhodopirellula sp. P2, the DNA window CAACCTGAATTCCTGTTGCTCGATGAACCCTTTGCAGCACTGGATGACTTGCTGCGAAATCAACTTGGCCGTTTGCTGCTGCAATTGTGGCGGCACCACCGATTCACCAGCGTCTTGGTGACCCACAACATTGCCGAAGCGATCCAGCTCAGCGAACGGATTTGCGTGATGCATCAGGGACGCATCGTCCGCGAATTGGACAACCCGTTGGCGACGTCGGAACCGCATGCGGATCTGAGGCGAACCAACGCGTTCGCTGAATTCTTTGGCGAGGTCAGCGACACGCTGGAGGATGCTGCGTCGTCCACGTCGGAAGGATCGTGCGGATGAGCCATCCAACGTCGAGGCATTCGCAGCCGACACGCGACAGTGGTCGGGAGATGGCCTGGACCGTGTTCGCGGTGATCGCGGTCGCCGCGATTGGGATTGCGGTCTGGCATCTCATCGTGGTGCTGTTTGATTTGCCAAAGCTTCTCCTGCCCACGCCCTGGCAAGTCGCCGAAGCCGGCTGGCAGCACCGGGTCGTGTTGCTGAAGTCCGGTGGGACGACGCTGTGGACGGCGGCGGTCAGTTTGATCGTTGCCGTGATCGTAGGCAGCGGCGTGTCGGTTTTGTTCAGCCAGTCGCGATTGCTGCGTCGGGCATTGTTCCCCTATGTGGTGTTTTTGCAAACGGTGCCCATCGTCGCGATCGCTCCGTTGTTGGTGATCTGGTCGGGATACGAATTTCGGACGGCGGTCATTGCGACCGTGATCATCTGCCTGTTTCCGATCGTCAACAACGTGACCACCGGGCTGACGTCGGTTCGCCCAGAGCATGAAGATTTGCTTCGAATGTACGGGGCCACACGTTGGCAGAAGCTGTGCCGTGTGCAGTTGCCCACCGCGATTCCGTTTCTAGTGCTGGGGGCCCGTGTGAGCAGTGGGTTGGCGGTCATCGGTGCCATCGTCGCCGAGTTTTTCGTTAGCAACGGCGCGGACTACGAAGGGCTGGGTGCCGTGATGACGGGCTGGCAAGCGCGTACAATGACGGACGCTTTGATGGCTGCTTTGGCGGTCTCGACGTTGCTGGGTTTGATTCTTTTTGGCGGAGTGAATCTGCTGAGCCGAGTGTTCCTGAAACGATACCTCCTTGTGAAATGAGTTCACCGATGCGATCGCCAATCCATGTTGCCAGCGTCCGAGGAGAGCGTGCTGTTTCGATTGCGTCTTCTCAGCAAGCCGCGGTTCGTGTCAGGCCGGGGCGGACGGGGGCTGAACTTGGGCCCGTCCCTCCCCTCGCTTCGCTCGACCCTCCCAGAGGGAGGGTGAGTTGTGGTGGGCCTCCCCGCGCTTCAGGTGAGCCTTCCAGCGGGAGGGCGAAGTCGGATCGCACGGGATCGTTCATGGCGAGAAAACGGCACAACCTTGGTGTCTTCGGTTGGTTGACTGCCGGATGCTTGTTGTCGATCTTTGCCGGAGGGTGTTCGCAGCGAACCGAAATGGCATCGAGCGACGTGGCGGATGAATCGGCGACCCAGGTTTCGGTTCAATTGAACTGGTATCCCGAAGTGGAGCACGGCGGGGTCTACCAATCGGTCGTCGACGGCACCTACGAGTCACTGGGGCTGAACGTCGAGATCCAGTCCGGCGGACGTGCCACGCCCGTGGCATCGGAACTCGCGATGGGACGCAGCCAATTCGCGATCACCAACGCGGACGATGTGGTTTTGTTTCGGGCTCAAGGGGCCGATGTGGTCGCGGTCATGGCGGCGGTTCAAGACCACCCCCGATGCATCCTGGTGCGTGCCGACAGCGGCGTCGAAAGCCTGGACGATTTGTCTGGGATGACACTCCAACGCCAGGCCGGTCGAGCGTTTCTGGCGTTCCTCGAAAAAGGCGGCTATCTCAAAGATGTTCGTCAGGTGCCCTACCACAACAGCATCGCGGCCATGGTGACCGATCCTAAAATCGCGGTGCAGGCTTACAGTGTGGCGGAACCCTTGATCGCCGAGCAGCAAGGGTTGGAGGTCCGCACCTTGATGGTCAGCGACCTGGGCTGGAACCCATACTCGAGTGTCTTGGTGACAACGGGCGATCTGATTCGAGAATCACCCGAAGTCGTTCGAGAGATGGTGGCGGGCACCGTTGCGGGGTGGAAAACCTTTCTTGAAACTCCCGAGCAAGCCAATGCGGCGATTCTTCAAGCGAATCAACATGGCATGACGGAGGAAGCCTTGCGTTTCGGAGCCGAGCAGATGATCCCCTTGGCGATGCCGTCCGGCAATCGCAACGAAGTGGGAACGATGAGTGCAGATCGCTGGCAGACGTTGGTCAACCAAATGGTGGAGTTGGAACTGGTCGAGTCGGACTCCGTGAAAGCCGAGGATTGCTTCACGACTGAGTTCCTGCCACCGGTGAAATGAGTTCTTCGGCTCGTCTCCACACCGGAGGCCGATCAAGCGGCTTGCGATGTCGATGTTTTGGGCGGCAGTGCAGCCTGCAGGGCTTTCTCGCGTTTCTTTTCCAGTCGACGGGCGACTTTTTCCGGCGGGGTTCTCCAGCGGCGATGCAGCCACCAGTATTGCTCGGGAGCAAGGTCGATCATCGACTCCAGTTGCCCGTTGTACCATTCGGTCATCTGCCCGACTGATTGGCCGTTTTCGGAGTCGGTGGCAGGATCCACGACGCCCAGCAATCCAGATTCAAACTGCATGGGTTTGCCATTGATGCGGCGTGTGTAGACGCTCATCATCGGCGCGTTGGCGGTGAGCGAGAACAACGCCAAAGCTTTGTGGCAGGAGGCTGGCACGCCGCAGAAATCGGTCCAGAGCCCCTTTTCTCCAGCGTGCTGATCAGCCAACAAGGACAGCATGCCGCCTTCTTGGAGATGTTTTTCAACAATCGGGGCACAACCGATTTTGTCGACCACGTCTTGGCCCTTGGCGCTGCGAAAGTTCTCGACCCAATCGTGCAGGAAACGATTGTCCAGTCGGCGAGCGATGGCCAATGTCCGAACGCCCATCAAACCCATTGTGTAACCGCCGACTTCGAAGTTGCCGAAGTGACCGGTCACGTAAACCGAGGATCGATCGCCCAGCATCGATCGCAACATCGTTTGGCTGCCGCGGAAGCGAACGTGCCGGTACCAATTGCAGCGATGCAGTCGTCGCTGTGCCCATGCCACTTCGCAAACCATCAGCATCAAGTGATGCCACATCGCGAAAGTGAGTTCTTTTTGTTGGGTTTCAGGCAGGTCGGGGAAAATCTGTGACAGCGTTGACTGAATGACTCGTTTTCGAACCGGCAGCGGTCCGCTGAGAATTGCCGCGATGACACGGCAAAAGCGATCTCCCATGTCGAGCGGCATGATTTGGATCAGCGCAACGATGAAACGCACCATCGCGTAAGCAATTGCGTCGAGAGAACGTTGACGCATCAAATGCAGTCGCGATTTCACGGTTTCCATCCCGGATGCAGGACGTTGGTTGGGCTGAGGGGTGGCTTCTTGCCGAGCAGGGATTTTCACCGCCGGTCAGGGGGGAATCTGCCTGATTTTGACGCAATCCGGCGCGTGTCGCCAGATGAATTCAGCGTCGACCGAGAACCGGTCGGGAATTGGGCACCATGGGGGCACGAACCGAAGTTTCAATCACCAGGCGGTTTTCGTCCCGGAATTCGGTGACATAGCCGGTGATGGTCCAGCGATCGTCATTGGAATCCTCTTCGATCGCTCGCGAAATTCGGTCGAGCATCAGGTTTTCGGTGACCAGGGTCATTGGAACCGTGATCGCTGCCGGTGTGATCGGGAGGTCAGGGTCTTCCAGGTTGGAGGAATCAAACGTTCCAATTCCTCGGCCGATGGGCTGTTTCTGACCTAATAGCGTGCCCTCTTCCGGCGTCGGTTTGCGTGCCAAGCCATGCTGGACCAGCGCGTCGGAGTTGTCTTGGTGACCCGTTGGGGGATGCTCGGGCAGAAAACGCCAACGGTGGCCGCTGATCACGAACCTGCCTGTGACCGGCCCGACACGGGTTCCTTCACGCAGAATCAAACCCGCGGCCGGCATCCGCACCGCCGCGTTGGCTGTCCCACTGGCCATGGAAGGGATTCCCTGACGGCCAAAGTTCCTGGCTCCAACCCCAACCGGATCGGCTGCTGACAAGGAGGTTTCACCCACGCAAAATGAAAACGCTGCCACGAGCATCACACGTGAGAACCGGACGCGTCGCCTGAGCTGATTGGGTTGCATGAATCCGTCGTTTTGCGAGTGGTTCGAGGCAAACATCCGAGGAACAGGAGCCGCGAGTGGTTGGTTCGGCCAACAACACTCACTCGCGAGGCATGGCGACCGCGTGCAAACTGACCACCGTCCCCACGGCAATCATCGCCAATCCCAGCCAGCGTGGCGGGTGCACACGTTTGGTCGGTTTGGGGTGCACCTGCATCAGAAAATTGCTGAAGGAGTCTTGGGCGACCACATTGGACTTCTTTGACATCTTTGCCATCGATCGGGTCGTAGTCTCGTTGAGAACAAACGAGTCAACCATTCGAAATTGGACGCCCAGCAAAATCAGCAGGACTCCGATCATGAAGTACCGATTACGATTCATGTCCATTGCGATCATTCCCATCACGCGTGAAGCCTACGCTCTGAATTGAGCGCTGCTGGAAATCATCGACTCAGCGAGCCATCGGGCTCAAGCGTTCCGGTTCAGAGTCGCGTTGTCGTGAATGACAGGAATGAACCAAGCGAATTCAATGCATCGGTCGTGACGATTGCATCACTTCGAATCACTGCTTGGAAAACAGGCCGTCGACCAGCGTGTGAACGTTTTCGCGAAATCCGGTCAGCGTCGAGTCAGATAGCAACTCCGATTGGTTGCTCTTCATGATCGCGGCGGCCAATGGTTTGTGCTCTTTCCAATCATCCAGGGTGTAATCACGGATGTCGACGTAGACGTCTTGCAGGTTGTTGCTGATCTTCGGGACCAAGAAGAATCCTTCTTCACCACGAACCAAGTGGTAATGCATCGAACCGTACATCAGCACAGCACCGGTCAACATTCCAAACAAATAGCGAGACATCCAACCATTCCTTGACCAACGATTTCGGAAACTCGACCGCTTCCGCCTCGTTCATCGTTCGTCATCGCGACCTAAAAAGCAAGGGGATCAGATTGCCCACCTTCTCGGCAGTCAGTTGGAGCGGGCGAAATCGACGATCCGCTCGGCCACTCGATTGACGATCTTCTGACGGTCTTCGCAAAGAATCGCGACATGATCCAGTTGGGGAAAGTAATCGACGGTGGCAAGGTTTTTCCAGCGGACACCCGGCAGCATGTCGAAGAATTGCTCGGCGTAGTTGTAGGTGTCTGAAACGCCGCCGGTGTAGATCAGGTGCAAACGGCAGCCCTGATCCACCAATCGCTGGAACTCTTGTTTGGCAATTTCACGAGATGGATACTCACGCAAATCCGTGCCCATTGGCATGGTCGAGTATTCCGGTGCACTCGACTCGGGAAAGACGCGCAGCAGCCACCTGGTCAGGGGAGATTGATTGAGCACTCGCCGAGTCAAGCGTTTCCAGGCGTGGATCGATGCCAGGCGTGGAAGGTAGTGATGGAAAACACGGTTCCGATGAAAACGAGACGTCGGGTAACCGCAGGCATCCATCGCCACGATGCCGCACACTCGCTGGTCTTGTTGAGCGGCGTGCAAGGAGTCGTCGGCACCGGAGCACAATCCGAACAGGATCACTTGTTGGATGCCGTGTTGCTCTTGCAACCAATCGATCGCTTGGCTGATCTCAGCACTCGCTCGATCCAGCGAACGCCCGGCGGAACCAACAGGCAAACTTTCCCCGATTCCCGACAGGTCAAATCGCAAGGAAGCAACGCCGCGACTGCCCAGTGTGCTGGCGAGGTCGACGTGCAACCGGAAGGGGCCGGCGCTGTGCAACATTCCAGGGGTGATGAAAATCGCCGCGGTCTTCTGGACGCTGGGCTGAGATGTGGGGTGAAACACACCGACTAAATGGTGATGGCTTCCAAACACCACGGCTTGTTCACTCGTGGCCCGGTTGGCCGTTTTGCCTTGGGTGACAACCGCATGAGATTTCATCACCGGGGCGGCCACGGATGGGGCAGCGAACGGGACGCTGGGCATGGTGGAATGACTCATGACTTCACCTCGATGGCAGGGTGGACGTTCGATTCGTTTTGCAAGAGTCGCGTGATGTGCTGGATGGCTCCGGGGGACGAGAACGCGGACTCGGTCAATTCCGGACGGTCCCAGCCGATCTCGTCGTCCAACTGGATGACTGGGACATCCGAATTGGGGGAGAGATCGTTCCGTTCGGTCGAGTGGTAATCCCGACTGCATAGCAGCGATGTCACGCAATCGCTGCGCAACTCATCGGGAGTCCACTTGAGTTGATTCAGCTGTTGACGGACGACGTGGTTGAGCCGCGTGCCGTAGGCCTGGTCGATCGAACCGGGCCGGCGTGGTTTAGAGAACCGGGTGCCGTTGGACAATGTCATCGCGTGCAAATGATCCAGGTGTTGAAGGAACTCTTCCCCGCTGGCGATCGGATCCCACAGCAACAATTGCTCGACGTGGCTCGTTTCCGAGCAGGCGGCCAGGGTCGCTCCCAAGCGAATCCCGATCAGCGAAATGGCATCGAGGTCGTGCCGCTGACGCATCCAACGCGAGGCATCCCGAATGTTTTTCATCATCACATGCGGGGTGGCTTCCAACGCGTTGCCGTGCGAGTTGCCAGTGCCGGCGTAATCGAATCGCAGGACATCAAATCCCTGTTGTGCCAAGTGCACCGCGAGCTGTTGCAGGTTGCGGTAGCTGCGTGCGTATTCATGGCCATACGCGTGGCACAGAACCACCGCGCGGTCTTTGCGGGCTTGTCGCTTGGGAGGCGTGTAGTGAACGGCAAACAGTTCATGAGAACCGCTCGGCAAAAAGAACGCTTCCACTTCCGGCAAACGTTCACGCTGGGACTGAACGGCGGTAGCAGGCGATCCACCGCTCCGTTGACCCAGCATCGCTTCGATGTGATGCGACGCCAGTTCGATGGTTGGGTTGGCGAAAAAGTCGCGAACGGGAAGTTCCAGGCCCAGTTGATCCTTGAGACGAGCGACCACCTGCGTGACCAACAGAGAACTGCCGCCGAGCAAGAAGAAGTCGTCTTCAATGCCAATCTGAGGGATTTGCAGCACGGAACTCCAGATGTCGCAAAGCTGTTTTTGCAATTCTGTTCGCGGCGCAACGGCACTCTCGTCGCGAGCGATCACGGCCTGGTCGCCGCTCGGTAGCCCGGTTCGGTCGATCTTTCCATTGATCGTCTTGGGGAAGACTTCGGCAAACACGTACCGCTTCGGAACCATGTAAGGCGGCAGTTTCTCCCGAAGTTTCTGAGCCAATCGGGAAGCGATTGTCGGCAGTTC includes these proteins:
- a CDS encoding ABC transporter permease; translation: MSHPTSRHSQPTRDSGREMAWTVFAVIAVAAIGIAVWHLIVVLFDLPKLLLPTPWQVAEAGWQHRVVLLKSGGTTLWTAAVSLIVAVIVGSGVSVLFSQSRLLRRALFPYVVFLQTVPIVAIAPLLVIWSGYEFRTAVIATVIICLFPIVNNVTTGLTSVRPEHEDLLRMYGATRWQKLCRVQLPTAIPFLVLGARVSSGLAVIGAIVAEFFVSNGADYEGLGAVMTGWQARTMTDALMAALAVSTLLGLILFGGVNLLSRVFLKRYLLVK
- a CDS encoding ABC transporter substrate-binding protein; this encodes MARKRHNLGVFGWLTAGCLLSIFAGGCSQRTEMASSDVADESATQVSVQLNWYPEVEHGGVYQSVVDGTYESLGLNVEIQSGGRATPVASELAMGRSQFAITNADDVVLFRAQGADVVAVMAAVQDHPRCILVRADSGVESLDDLSGMTLQRQAGRAFLAFLEKGGYLKDVRQVPYHNSIAAMVTDPKIAVQAYSVAEPLIAEQQGLEVRTLMVSDLGWNPYSSVLVTTGDLIRESPEVVREMVAGTVAGWKTFLETPEQANAAILQANQHGMTEEALRFGAEQMIPLAMPSGNRNEVGTMSADRWQTLVNQMVELELVESDSVKAEDCFTTEFLPPVK
- a CDS encoding lysophospholipid acyltransferase family protein, translating into MKIPARQEATPQPNQRPASGMETVKSRLHLMRQRSLDAIAYAMVRFIVALIQIMPLDMGDRFCRVIAAILSGPLPVRKRVIQSTLSQIFPDLPETQQKELTFAMWHHLMLMVCEVAWAQRRLHRCNWYRHVRFRGSQTMLRSMLGDRSSVYVTGHFGNFEVGGYTMGLMGVRTLAIARRLDNRFLHDWVENFRSAKGQDVVDKIGCAPIVEKHLQEGGMLSLLADQHAGEKGLWTDFCGVPASCHKALALFSLTANAPMMSVYTRRINGKPMQFESGLLGVVDPATDSENGQSVGQMTEWYNGQLESMIDLAPEQYWWLHRRWRTPPEKVARRLEKKREKALQAALPPKTSTSQAA
- a CDS encoding alpha/beta fold hydrolase; this encodes MSHSTMPSVPFAAPSVAAPVMKSHAVVTQGKTANRATSEQAVVFGSHHHLVGVFHPTSQPSVQKTAAIFITPGMLHSAGPFRLHVDLASTLGSRGVASLRFDLSGIGESLPVGSAGRSLDRASAEISQAIDWLQEQHGIQQVILFGLCSGADDSLHAAQQDQRVCGIVAMDACGYPTSRFHRNRVFHHYLPRLASIHAWKRLTRRVLNQSPLTRWLLRVFPESSAPEYSTMPMGTDLREYPSREIAKQEFQRLVDQGCRLHLIYTGGVSDTYNYAEQFFDMLPGVRWKNLATVDYFPQLDHVAILCEDRQKIVNRVAERIVDFARSN